A genomic window from Coccinella septempunctata chromosome 9, icCocSept1.1, whole genome shotgun sequence includes:
- the LOC123319848 gene encoding ephrin type-B receptor 1-B isoform X5 yields the protein MALDWRVLNLLALLFAYATSEQVVLLDTTSEESLDWTKFPFGPSAPTPGWVEESFTNFQKAINWRSYVVCDVAYNNVNNWLWTPFIDRGVANRIYIEIKFTIRDCSLFPGNALSCKETFSLHYYEFDAATREPPPWDAERYKLIGRIAAGEGRFNSNSEVNINTEVKSIPVTKRGVYFAFRDQGACISLLAIKVYYITCPEVTINFAKFPATPTGKEVTVIEQAVGTCVDNAEVVDAKPVYLCKGDGKWTLPSGGCKCKAGFQPDIEKQTCDVCTPGTYKAEVGDGLCLKCPKHSQGPDFGLTECRCDNGYYRAPSDPKNMSCTQPPSAPQNLSVSFVDQSTVILTWSAPENQGGRHDIRYRVKCDACSLGLVQYSPSQPSFNETRITITGLNAVTTYRFEVFAENGVSYLSTKAPEFADIVITTEASIGSSITNIQVVAEKGTEISLSWDSPNVGDGSDIEGDMIETFEVRWFPKGDGDYTNSTSLLTNELSATITGLKPKTEYGIQIRAKTQRGWGAYSPVIYKMTGEVLNTAYVGDQEGLRLQLVAGGIVAVVVILVAVIVLTVVFLKSRSNDECNKKQPSDCDTLEYRNGEVLNLDNTPIKRTHANVTTPLFTGLGSSSRTYIDPHTYEDPNQAVREFAREIDASFITIEAIIGGGEFGDVCKGKLKMNSLEIDVAIKTLKAGSLDKARNDFLTEASIMGQFEHPNVIFLQGVVTKSNPVMIITEYMENGSLDTFLRANDGKFQVIQLVGMLRGIASGMQYLAEMNYVHRDLAARNVLVNSQLVCKIADFGLSREIECATEGAYTTRTGDLWHLFKMNSIGGKIPVRWTAPEAIAFRKFTSASDVWSMGIVCWEVMSYGERPYWNWSNQDVIKSIEKGYRLPAPMDCPEAIYQLMLDCWQKERTHRPSFQAIVNNLDKLIRMPDTLRKMAQNRNANAIAEDTQDLTSFCSVEEWLNTIKMSRYLDNFLNGGISTMDDVLSLSVKELNEVGVTMVSHQKKIMTSVQNIRAQLRMSGSEGFLV from the exons TGGGTCGAGGAGTCGTTCACCAACTTCCAGAAAGCAATCAACTGGCGATCTTACGTGGTCTGCGATGTCGCCTACAACAACGTCAACAATTGGCTGTGGACGCCCTTCATCGACAGAGGCGTCGCGAACAGGATCTACATCGAGATCAAGTTCACCATCAGGGATTGCAGCCTTTTTCCAG GCAACGCGCTGTCCTGCAAGGAAACTTTCAGCCTGCATTACTACGAGTTCGACGCCGCCACCAGGGAACCGCCTCCGTGGGACGCGGAGCGCTACAAACTAATTG GTCGCATAGCCGCAGGGGAAGGTCGGTTCAACTCCAACAGCGAGGTCAACATCAACACCGAAGTTAAGAGCATTCCTGTGACGAAAAGGGGTGTATATTTCGCATTCAGGGACCAAGGAGCGTGTATTTCATTATTAGCTATTAAG GTTTATTATATAACTTGCCCGGAGGTGACCATCAATTTTGCCAAATTTCCCGCCACGCCTACGGGCAAAGAAGTGACTGTGATAGAACAGGCGGTGGGCACTTGCGTGGACAACGCCGAAGTTGTGGACGCCAAGCCCGTCTACCTTTGCAAGGGGGACGGAAAATGGACACTGCCATCTGGCGGATGCAAGTGCAAGGCCGGCTTCCAGCCGGACATCGAGAAACAAACGTGCGACg TTTGCACGCCTGGTACGTACAAGGCCGAGGTGGGCGACGGACTGTGCCTAAAATGTCCGAAACACTCGCAGGGTCCTGATTTCGGCCTGACGGAATGCAGATGCGACAACGGCTACTACAGGGCGCCCTCAGATCCCAAGAACATGTCGTGCACAC aaccACCCTCGGCACCCCAGAACCTATCGGTGAGCTTCGTGGACCAGTCCACGGTGATCCTAACGTGGTCGGCGCCGGAAAATCAAGGCGGCAGACACGACATCAGGTACAGGGTGAAGTGTGACGCCTGCAGCCTGGGCCTCGTCCAGTACAGCCCCAGCCAG CCCTCTTTCAACGAGACCAGGATCACCATAACTGGTCTGAACGCCGTAACCACCTACCGCTTCGAGGTCTTCGCCGAGAACGGAGTCTCTTACCTCAGCACCAAGGCGCCTGAGTTCGCGGACATAGTCATCACCACGGAGGCGTCTATAGGCAGCAGCATCACCAACATACAGGTGGTCGCGGAGAAGGGTACCGAGATTAGTCTCTCCTGGGATTCCCCGAACGTGGGAGACGGTTCTGACATCGAGGGCGACATGATAGAGACGTTCGAGGTGCGGTGGTTCCCTAAGGGTGACGGGGACTACACCAACTCCACCAGTCTGTTGACCAACGAGCTGTCGGCCACCATCACCGGTCTCAAGCCGAAGACGGAGTACGGGATACAGATCAGGGCCAAGACTCAGAGGGGATGGGGGGCCTACTCCCCCGTGATCTACAAGATGACCGGGGAGGTCCTGAACACCG CCTACGTGGGCGATCAGGAGGGACTGAGGTTGCAGCTGGTGGCCGGTGGTATTGTGGCGGTGGTGGTGATACTGGTGGCGGTCATAGTGTTGACCGTGGTGTTTCTAAAGTCGAGGTCTAACGACGAGTGCAACAAGAAGCAGCCGAGCGACTGCGACACCTTGGAGTATAGGAACGGAGAAG TGCTTAATCTGGACAACACACCAATCAAAAGAACCCATGCCAACG TGACTACACCTTTGTTCACTGGTCTCGGAAGTTCATCGAGGACTTACATTGATCCCCACACCTACGAGGATCCCAATCAAGCTGTCAGGGAATTCGCGAGAGAGATAGACGCCAGTTTCATCACCATCGAAGCGATCATTG GTGGCGGAGAGTTCGGGGACGTCTGCAAGGGTAAACTGAAGATGAACAGCCTGGAGATAGACGTGGCCATCAAGACCCTGAAAGCCGGATCTTTGGACAAGGCCAGGAACGATTTCTTGACCGAAGCCTCCATCATGGGACAGTTTGAACACCCGAACGTCATATTCTTACAGGGCGTTGTCACAAAATCGAATCCGGTCATGATTATAACCGAATATATGGAAAATGGATCACTCGACACGTTTTTGAGG GCAAACGACGGCAAATTCCAAGTGATCCAGCTGGTCGGTATGTTGCGGGGCATAGCCTCCGGTATGCAGTATCTCGCTGAGATGAACTACGTGCACAGGGATCTCGCAGCTAGGAACGTTCTTGTGAACTCGCAGTTGGTCTGCAAAATCGCGGATTTCGGTCTTAGCAGGGAGATAGAGTGCGCCACCGAAGGCGCTTACACGACCAGG ACTGGGGATCTATGGCATCTCTTCAAGATGAATTCAATA GGTGGTAAAATACCGGTACGATGGACCGCACCAGAAGCCATCGCTTTTAGGAAATTCACGTCTGCCAGTGACGTCTGGTCGATGGGTATCGTGTGTTGGGAGGTTATGTCTTACGGGGAACGTCCGTATTGGAACTGGTCCAATCAGGACGTCATCAAGAGTATAGAAAAGGGGTACAG GTTACCCGCCCCCATGGACTGTCCGGAGGCCATCTACCAGCTAATGTTGGACTGCTGGCAGAAGGAGAGGACGCACAGGCCGTCCTTCCAGGCCATCGTCAACAATTTAGATAAATTAATAAGGATGCCGGACACGCTGAGGAAGATGGCTCAGAATCG CAACGCGAATGCGATCGCGGAGGACACACAAGACTTAACCAGCTTCTGCTCGGTGGAGGAGTGGCTGAACACGATCAAGATGAGCAGATACCTCGACAACTTCTTGAACGGCGGCATCAGCACGATGGACGACGTGCTCAGCCTGTCAGTCAAGGAGCTGAACGAGGTGGGCGTGACGATGGTAAGCCACCAAAAAAAGATCATGACGAGCGTGCAAAACATCAGGGCGCAACTGCGCATGAGCGGCAGCGAGGGTTTCCTGGTCTAA
- the LOC123319848 gene encoding ephrin type-B receptor 1-B isoform X6, whose amino-acid sequence MALDWRVLNLLALLFAYATSEQVVLLDTTSEESLDWTKFPFGPSAPTPGWVEESFTNFQKAINWRSYVVCDVAYNNVNNWLWTPFIDRGVANRIYIEIKFTIRDCSLFPGNALSCKETFSLHYYEFDAATREPPPWDAERYKLIGRIAAGEGRFNSNSEVNINTEVKSIPVTKRGVYFAFRDQGACISLLAIKVYYITCPEVTINFAKFPATPTGKEVTVIEQAVGTCVDNAEVVDAKPVYLCKGDGKWTLPSGGCKCKAGFQPDIEKQTCDVCTPGTYKAEVGDGLCLKCPKHSQGPDFGLTECRCDNGYYRAPSDPKNMSCTQPPSAPQNLSVSFVDQSTVILTWSAPENQGGRHDIRYRVKCDACSLGLVQYSPSQPSFNETRITITGLNAVTTYRFEVFAENGVSYLSTKAPEFADIVITTEASIGSSITNIQVVAEKGTEISLSWDSPNVGDGSDIEGDMIETFEVRWFPKGDGDYTNSTSLLTNELSATITGLKPKTEYGIQIRAKTQRGWGAYSPVIYKMTGEVLNTAYVGDQEGLRLQLVAGGIVAVVVILVAVIVLTVVFLKSRSNDECNKKQPSDCDTLEYRNGEVLNLDNTPIKRTHANVTTPLFTGLGSSSRTYIDPHTYEDPNQAVREFAREIDASFITIEAIIGGGEFGDVCKGKLKMNSLEIDVAIKTLKAGSLDKARNDFLTEASIMGQFEHPNVIFLQGVVTKSNPVMIITEYMENGSLDTFLRANDGKFQVIQLVGMLRGIASGMQYLAEMNYVHRDLAARNVLVNSQLVCKIADFGLSREIECATEGAYTTRGGKIPVRWTAPEAIAFRKFTSASDVWSMGIVCWEVMSYGERPYWNWSNQDVIKSIEKGYRLPAPMDCPEAIYQLMLDCWQKERTHRPSFQAIVNNLDKLIRMPDTLRKMAQNRNANAIAEDTQDLTSFCSVEEWLNTIKMSRYLDNFLNGGISTMDDVLSLSVKELNEVGVTMVSHQKKIMTSVQNIRAQLRMSGSEGFLV is encoded by the exons TGGGTCGAGGAGTCGTTCACCAACTTCCAGAAAGCAATCAACTGGCGATCTTACGTGGTCTGCGATGTCGCCTACAACAACGTCAACAATTGGCTGTGGACGCCCTTCATCGACAGAGGCGTCGCGAACAGGATCTACATCGAGATCAAGTTCACCATCAGGGATTGCAGCCTTTTTCCAG GCAACGCGCTGTCCTGCAAGGAAACTTTCAGCCTGCATTACTACGAGTTCGACGCCGCCACCAGGGAACCGCCTCCGTGGGACGCGGAGCGCTACAAACTAATTG GTCGCATAGCCGCAGGGGAAGGTCGGTTCAACTCCAACAGCGAGGTCAACATCAACACCGAAGTTAAGAGCATTCCTGTGACGAAAAGGGGTGTATATTTCGCATTCAGGGACCAAGGAGCGTGTATTTCATTATTAGCTATTAAG GTTTATTATATAACTTGCCCGGAGGTGACCATCAATTTTGCCAAATTTCCCGCCACGCCTACGGGCAAAGAAGTGACTGTGATAGAACAGGCGGTGGGCACTTGCGTGGACAACGCCGAAGTTGTGGACGCCAAGCCCGTCTACCTTTGCAAGGGGGACGGAAAATGGACACTGCCATCTGGCGGATGCAAGTGCAAGGCCGGCTTCCAGCCGGACATCGAGAAACAAACGTGCGACg TTTGCACGCCTGGTACGTACAAGGCCGAGGTGGGCGACGGACTGTGCCTAAAATGTCCGAAACACTCGCAGGGTCCTGATTTCGGCCTGACGGAATGCAGATGCGACAACGGCTACTACAGGGCGCCCTCAGATCCCAAGAACATGTCGTGCACAC aaccACCCTCGGCACCCCAGAACCTATCGGTGAGCTTCGTGGACCAGTCCACGGTGATCCTAACGTGGTCGGCGCCGGAAAATCAAGGCGGCAGACACGACATCAGGTACAGGGTGAAGTGTGACGCCTGCAGCCTGGGCCTCGTCCAGTACAGCCCCAGCCAG CCCTCTTTCAACGAGACCAGGATCACCATAACTGGTCTGAACGCCGTAACCACCTACCGCTTCGAGGTCTTCGCCGAGAACGGAGTCTCTTACCTCAGCACCAAGGCGCCTGAGTTCGCGGACATAGTCATCACCACGGAGGCGTCTATAGGCAGCAGCATCACCAACATACAGGTGGTCGCGGAGAAGGGTACCGAGATTAGTCTCTCCTGGGATTCCCCGAACGTGGGAGACGGTTCTGACATCGAGGGCGACATGATAGAGACGTTCGAGGTGCGGTGGTTCCCTAAGGGTGACGGGGACTACACCAACTCCACCAGTCTGTTGACCAACGAGCTGTCGGCCACCATCACCGGTCTCAAGCCGAAGACGGAGTACGGGATACAGATCAGGGCCAAGACTCAGAGGGGATGGGGGGCCTACTCCCCCGTGATCTACAAGATGACCGGGGAGGTCCTGAACACCG CCTACGTGGGCGATCAGGAGGGACTGAGGTTGCAGCTGGTGGCCGGTGGTATTGTGGCGGTGGTGGTGATACTGGTGGCGGTCATAGTGTTGACCGTGGTGTTTCTAAAGTCGAGGTCTAACGACGAGTGCAACAAGAAGCAGCCGAGCGACTGCGACACCTTGGAGTATAGGAACGGAGAAG TGCTTAATCTGGACAACACACCAATCAAAAGAACCCATGCCAACG TGACTACACCTTTGTTCACTGGTCTCGGAAGTTCATCGAGGACTTACATTGATCCCCACACCTACGAGGATCCCAATCAAGCTGTCAGGGAATTCGCGAGAGAGATAGACGCCAGTTTCATCACCATCGAAGCGATCATTG GTGGCGGAGAGTTCGGGGACGTCTGCAAGGGTAAACTGAAGATGAACAGCCTGGAGATAGACGTGGCCATCAAGACCCTGAAAGCCGGATCTTTGGACAAGGCCAGGAACGATTTCTTGACCGAAGCCTCCATCATGGGACAGTTTGAACACCCGAACGTCATATTCTTACAGGGCGTTGTCACAAAATCGAATCCGGTCATGATTATAACCGAATATATGGAAAATGGATCACTCGACACGTTTTTGAGG GCAAACGACGGCAAATTCCAAGTGATCCAGCTGGTCGGTATGTTGCGGGGCATAGCCTCCGGTATGCAGTATCTCGCTGAGATGAACTACGTGCACAGGGATCTCGCAGCTAGGAACGTTCTTGTGAACTCGCAGTTGGTCTGCAAAATCGCGGATTTCGGTCTTAGCAGGGAGATAGAGTGCGCCACCGAAGGCGCTTACACGACCAGG GGTGGTAAAATACCGGTACGATGGACCGCACCAGAAGCCATCGCTTTTAGGAAATTCACGTCTGCCAGTGACGTCTGGTCGATGGGTATCGTGTGTTGGGAGGTTATGTCTTACGGGGAACGTCCGTATTGGAACTGGTCCAATCAGGACGTCATCAAGAGTATAGAAAAGGGGTACAG GTTACCCGCCCCCATGGACTGTCCGGAGGCCATCTACCAGCTAATGTTGGACTGCTGGCAGAAGGAGAGGACGCACAGGCCGTCCTTCCAGGCCATCGTCAACAATTTAGATAAATTAATAAGGATGCCGGACACGCTGAGGAAGATGGCTCAGAATCG CAACGCGAATGCGATCGCGGAGGACACACAAGACTTAACCAGCTTCTGCTCGGTGGAGGAGTGGCTGAACACGATCAAGATGAGCAGATACCTCGACAACTTCTTGAACGGCGGCATCAGCACGATGGACGACGTGCTCAGCCTGTCAGTCAAGGAGCTGAACGAGGTGGGCGTGACGATGGTAAGCCACCAAAAAAAGATCATGACGAGCGTGCAAAACATCAGGGCGCAACTGCGCATGAGCGGCAGCGAGGGTTTCCTGGTCTAA
- the LOC123319848 gene encoding ephrin type-B receptor 2 isoform X1 — translation MALDWRVLNLLALLFAYATSEQVVLLDTTSEESLDWTKFPFGPSAPTPGWVEESFTNFQKAINWRSYVVCDVAYNNVNNWLWTPFIDRGVANRIYIEIKFTIRDCSLFPGNALSCKETFSLHYYEFDAATREPPPWDAERYKLIGRIAAGEGRFNSNSEVNINTEVKSIPVTKRGVYFAFRDQGACISLLAIKVYYITCPEVTINFAKFPATPTGKEVTVIEQAVGTCVDNAEVVDAKPVYLCKGDGKWTLPSGGCKCKAGFQPDIEKQTCDVCTPGTYKAEVGDGLCLKCPKHSQGPDFGLTECRCDNGYYRAPSDPKNMSCTQPPSAPQNLSVSFVDQSTVILTWSAPENQGGRHDIRYRVKCDACSLGLVQYSPSQPSFNETRITITGLNAVTTYRFEVFAENGVSYLSTKAPEFADIVITTEASIGSSITNIQVVAEKGTEISLSWDSPNVGDGSDIEGDMIETFEVRWFPKGDGDYTNSTSLLTNELSATITGLKPKTEYGIQIRAKTQRGWGAYSPVIYKMTGEVLNTAYVGDQEGLRLQLVAGGIVAVVVILVAVIVLTVVFLKSRSNDECNKKQPSDCDTLEYRNGEVLNLDNTPIKRTHANVTTPLFTGLGSSSRTYIDPHTYEDPNQAVREFAREIDASFITIEAIIGGGEFGDVCKGKLKMNSLEIDVAIKTLKAGSLDKARNDFLTEASIMGQFEHPNVIFLQGVVTKSNPVMIITEYMENGSLDTFLRANDGKFQVIQLVGMLRGIASGMQYLAEMNYVHRDLAARNVLVNSQLVCKIADFGLSREIECATEGAYTTRTGDLWHLFKMNSIGGKIPVRWTAPEAIAFRKFTSASDVWSMGIVCWEVMSYGERPYWNWSNQDVIKSIEKGYRLPAPMDCPEAIYQLMLDCWQKERTHRPSFQAIVNNLDKLIRMPDTLRKMAQNRSHPYNPFDWHVRIPQQEVHSVELSNAQEQNCFGTLSRCQNYSRPAQSAAEPVDPQLYPNYHLPDVILFQNYGTLPGAHSSSNLLQHYSNFDPYNLRRSLLNFEMNKHFRSLLDLSGDDNPQEQGTSETWGYEKERPNRYPKKMTSTENIDLDGEVYDGRGHYGTNYDRRHNSRYHHPRHPRDDAHFKRKKNLSQFFPKKLQKHLVQKMNINDQHEETEKTNDLGFATLRRLEQINESNSRGEPRLYFDLEKQREDGSGSPCKTWDQGAGLQVKFNDLNKRHQATFDGGTKVNVQDNMIELRERFSDPKPGNQEDLEESKELNGSDGQFSNNFDEAMLEGLDKGGGLDSGREDGTAPKYSLHLQDGAWVTFNHLNANAIAEDTQDLTSFCSVEEWLNTIKMSRYLDNFLNGGISTMDDVLSLSVKELNEVGVTMVSHQKKIMTSVQNIRAQLRMSGSEGFLV, via the exons TGGGTCGAGGAGTCGTTCACCAACTTCCAGAAAGCAATCAACTGGCGATCTTACGTGGTCTGCGATGTCGCCTACAACAACGTCAACAATTGGCTGTGGACGCCCTTCATCGACAGAGGCGTCGCGAACAGGATCTACATCGAGATCAAGTTCACCATCAGGGATTGCAGCCTTTTTCCAG GCAACGCGCTGTCCTGCAAGGAAACTTTCAGCCTGCATTACTACGAGTTCGACGCCGCCACCAGGGAACCGCCTCCGTGGGACGCGGAGCGCTACAAACTAATTG GTCGCATAGCCGCAGGGGAAGGTCGGTTCAACTCCAACAGCGAGGTCAACATCAACACCGAAGTTAAGAGCATTCCTGTGACGAAAAGGGGTGTATATTTCGCATTCAGGGACCAAGGAGCGTGTATTTCATTATTAGCTATTAAG GTTTATTATATAACTTGCCCGGAGGTGACCATCAATTTTGCCAAATTTCCCGCCACGCCTACGGGCAAAGAAGTGACTGTGATAGAACAGGCGGTGGGCACTTGCGTGGACAACGCCGAAGTTGTGGACGCCAAGCCCGTCTACCTTTGCAAGGGGGACGGAAAATGGACACTGCCATCTGGCGGATGCAAGTGCAAGGCCGGCTTCCAGCCGGACATCGAGAAACAAACGTGCGACg TTTGCACGCCTGGTACGTACAAGGCCGAGGTGGGCGACGGACTGTGCCTAAAATGTCCGAAACACTCGCAGGGTCCTGATTTCGGCCTGACGGAATGCAGATGCGACAACGGCTACTACAGGGCGCCCTCAGATCCCAAGAACATGTCGTGCACAC aaccACCCTCGGCACCCCAGAACCTATCGGTGAGCTTCGTGGACCAGTCCACGGTGATCCTAACGTGGTCGGCGCCGGAAAATCAAGGCGGCAGACACGACATCAGGTACAGGGTGAAGTGTGACGCCTGCAGCCTGGGCCTCGTCCAGTACAGCCCCAGCCAG CCCTCTTTCAACGAGACCAGGATCACCATAACTGGTCTGAACGCCGTAACCACCTACCGCTTCGAGGTCTTCGCCGAGAACGGAGTCTCTTACCTCAGCACCAAGGCGCCTGAGTTCGCGGACATAGTCATCACCACGGAGGCGTCTATAGGCAGCAGCATCACCAACATACAGGTGGTCGCGGAGAAGGGTACCGAGATTAGTCTCTCCTGGGATTCCCCGAACGTGGGAGACGGTTCTGACATCGAGGGCGACATGATAGAGACGTTCGAGGTGCGGTGGTTCCCTAAGGGTGACGGGGACTACACCAACTCCACCAGTCTGTTGACCAACGAGCTGTCGGCCACCATCACCGGTCTCAAGCCGAAGACGGAGTACGGGATACAGATCAGGGCCAAGACTCAGAGGGGATGGGGGGCCTACTCCCCCGTGATCTACAAGATGACCGGGGAGGTCCTGAACACCG CCTACGTGGGCGATCAGGAGGGACTGAGGTTGCAGCTGGTGGCCGGTGGTATTGTGGCGGTGGTGGTGATACTGGTGGCGGTCATAGTGTTGACCGTGGTGTTTCTAAAGTCGAGGTCTAACGACGAGTGCAACAAGAAGCAGCCGAGCGACTGCGACACCTTGGAGTATAGGAACGGAGAAG TGCTTAATCTGGACAACACACCAATCAAAAGAACCCATGCCAACG TGACTACACCTTTGTTCACTGGTCTCGGAAGTTCATCGAGGACTTACATTGATCCCCACACCTACGAGGATCCCAATCAAGCTGTCAGGGAATTCGCGAGAGAGATAGACGCCAGTTTCATCACCATCGAAGCGATCATTG GTGGCGGAGAGTTCGGGGACGTCTGCAAGGGTAAACTGAAGATGAACAGCCTGGAGATAGACGTGGCCATCAAGACCCTGAAAGCCGGATCTTTGGACAAGGCCAGGAACGATTTCTTGACCGAAGCCTCCATCATGGGACAGTTTGAACACCCGAACGTCATATTCTTACAGGGCGTTGTCACAAAATCGAATCCGGTCATGATTATAACCGAATATATGGAAAATGGATCACTCGACACGTTTTTGAGG GCAAACGACGGCAAATTCCAAGTGATCCAGCTGGTCGGTATGTTGCGGGGCATAGCCTCCGGTATGCAGTATCTCGCTGAGATGAACTACGTGCACAGGGATCTCGCAGCTAGGAACGTTCTTGTGAACTCGCAGTTGGTCTGCAAAATCGCGGATTTCGGTCTTAGCAGGGAGATAGAGTGCGCCACCGAAGGCGCTTACACGACCAGG ACTGGGGATCTATGGCATCTCTTCAAGATGAATTCAATA GGTGGTAAAATACCGGTACGATGGACCGCACCAGAAGCCATCGCTTTTAGGAAATTCACGTCTGCCAGTGACGTCTGGTCGATGGGTATCGTGTGTTGGGAGGTTATGTCTTACGGGGAACGTCCGTATTGGAACTGGTCCAATCAGGACGTCATCAAGAGTATAGAAAAGGGGTACAG GTTACCCGCCCCCATGGACTGTCCGGAGGCCATCTACCAGCTAATGTTGGACTGCTGGCAGAAGGAGAGGACGCACAGGCCGTCCTTCCAGGCCATCGTCAACAATTTAGATAAATTAATAAGGATGCCGGACACGCTGAGGAAGATGGCTCAGAATCG CTCTCATCCATATAACCCTTTCGATTGGCACGTTAGAATACCGCAACAAGAAGTCCACTCTGTCGAACTGTCTAACGCGCAGGAGCAAAACTGCTTCGGCACGTTGAGCCGCTGTCAAAATTATTCGAGACCCGCGCAGTCCGCCGCCGAACCGGTCGATCCCCAATTGTACCCCAACTACCACCTGCCCGACGTCATACTGTTCCAGAACTACGGCACGCTGCCGGGCGCGCACAGCTCCTCCAACCTCCTCCAGCACTACTCGAACTTCGACCCCTACAACCTCAGGAGGTCGCTGCTCAATTTCGAGATGAACAAGCACTTCCGCAGCCTGCTGGATCTGAGTGGGGACGACAATCCGCAGGAGCAGGGTACCTCCGAGACCTGGGGCTACGAGAAGGAACGCCCCAACAGGTACCCTAAAAAGATGACCTCAACCGAGAACATAGATTTGGACGGGGAGGTTTACGACGGTAGAGGGCACTACGGTACCAATTACGACAGGAGGCACAACTCGAGGTACCACCACCCCAGGCATCCCAGAGACGACGCGCACTTTAAGAGGAAAAAGAACCTATCCCAGTTCTTCCCGAAGAAGCTCCAGAAGCACCTGGTTCAGAAGATGAACATAAACGATCAGCACGAGGAAACAGAGAAAACCAACGATCTTGGTTTCGCTACCCTGAGGAGGTTGGAACAGATCAACGAGAGTAATAGTAGGGGTGAACCCAGGCTGTATTTCGACCTTGAAAAGCAGCGTGAGGACGGTTCTGGGTCTCCCTGCAAGACGTGGGACCAAGGCGCAGGCCTCCAGGTCAAGTTCAACGACCTGAACAAGAGGCACCAGGCGACCTTTGACGGCGGTACGAAGGTCAACGTCCAGGACAACATGATAGAGCTGAGGGAGCGTTTCAGCGATCCGAAACCGGGCAACCAGGAAGACCTGGAGGAGAGCAAGGAGTTGAACGGTAGCGACGGACAGTTCTCGAATAATTTTGACGAGGCGATGTTAGAGGGTTTGGACAAGGGTGGGGGCTTGGATAGTGGCAGAGAAGATGGTACGGCACCTAAGTACTCTTTGCATCTGCAAGATGGAGCTTGGGTTACCTTTAATCACCT CAACGCGAATGCGATCGCGGAGGACACACAAGACTTAACCAGCTTCTGCTCGGTGGAGGAGTGGCTGAACACGATCAAGATGAGCAGATACCTCGACAACTTCTTGAACGGCGGCATCAGCACGATGGACGACGTGCTCAGCCTGTCAGTCAAGGAGCTGAACGAGGTGGGCGTGACGATGGTAAGCCACCAAAAAAAGATCATGACGAGCGTGCAAAACATCAGGGCGCAACTGCGCATGAGCGGCAGCGAGGGTTTCCTGGTCTAA